A region of Hypanus sabinus isolate sHypSab1 unplaced genomic scaffold, sHypSab1.hap1 scaffold_301, whole genome shotgun sequence DNA encodes the following proteins:
- the LOC132388342 gene encoding zinc finger protein 229-like: protein MAHQRVHTRGQAFTCTVCGKGFTASSNLQRHQRVHTGEKPFTCSVCGKGFTQSSHLQSHQRVHTGEKPFICSVCGKGFTQSSQLQSHHRVHTGEKPFTCSVCGKGFSQSSNLQNHQRVHTGEKPFTCSECGIGFTQSSQLLAHQSVHNGEWPFTCSVCGKGFTQSSHLQSHQRVHTREKPFTCSVCGKGFTQSSQLQNHQRLHTEEWLFTCSECGKRFTQSSTLLSHQRVHTGEKPFTCSECGKRFTHSSTLQRHQRVHTGERPFTCSVCGKGFTRSSILQSHQRVHTGEKPFTCSVCGKGFTHLSSLQSHQRVHTGERPFTCSDCGKSFTRSSQLLAHQSVHTGEKPFTCSVCGKGFTRSSHLQNHRRVHTGEKPFICSECGKGFTRSSTLLSHQRVHIGERPFSCTVCGKGFTRSSTLQRHQRVHTGERPFTCSVCGKGFTQSSSLQSHQRFHTGERPFTCLDCGIGFTRSSQLLAHQSVHSGDWPLL from the coding sequence atggcacaccaACGTGTTCACACCAGGGGGCAGGCATTCACCTgcacagtctgtgggaagggattcactgcgtcatccaacctacagagacatcagagagttcacactggggagaagccattcacctgctcagtctgtgggaagggattcactcagtcatcccacctacagagtcatcagcgagttcacactggggagaagccgttcatttgctcagtctgtgggaagggattcactcagtcatcccaactacagagtcatcatcgagttcacactggggagaagccgttcacctgctcagtctgtgggaagggattctctcagtcatccaacctacagaatcatcagcgagttcacactggggagaagccattcacctgttcagaatgtgggataggattcactcagtcatcccaactactggcacatcagtcagttcataatggggagtggccattcacctgctcagtctgtgggaagggattcactcagtcatcccacctacagagtcatcagcgagttcacactagagagaagccgttcacctgctcagtctgtgggaagggattcactcagtcatcccaactacagaatcatcagcgacttcacactgaggagtggctgttcacctgctcagaatgtgggaaaagattcactcagtcatccaccctactgagtcaccagcgagttcacactggggagaagccgttcacctgctcagaatgtgggaaaagattcactcactcatccaccctacagagacaccagcgagttcacactggggagaggccattcacctgctcagtctgtgggaagggattcactcggtcatccatcctacagagtcatcagcgagttcacactggggagaagccgttcacctgctcagtctgtgggaagggattcactcatttatccagcctacagagtcatcagcgagttcacactggggagaggccattcacctgctcagactgtgggaagagtttcactcggtcatcccaactactggcacaccagtcagttcatactggggagaagccgttcacctgctcagtctgtgggaagggattcactcggtcatcccacctacagaatcatcggcgagttcacactggggagaagccattcatctgctcagaatgtgggaagggattcactcggtcatccaccctactgagtcaccagcgagttcacattggggagaggccgttctcctgcacagtatgtgggaagggattcactcggtcatccaccctgcagagacaccagcgagttcacactggggagaggccattcacctgctcagtctgtggaaagggattcactcagtcatccagcttacagagtcatcagcgatttcacactggggagagaccgttcacctgcttagactgtgggataggattcactcggtcatcacaactactggcacaccagtcagttcacagtggggactggccgttgttatga
- the LOC132388343 gene encoding zinc finger protein 239-like translates to MAHQRVHTGESPFTCSDCGKGFTWSSNLKKHQRVHTGERPYTCSECGKGFTSSDKLKIHQRVHTGERPFICSNCGKGFTQSSKLKEHQRVHTGEKLFICSDCGKGFTRSSNLLAHKSVHTGERPFTCSNCGKGFSLSSQLKGHHRAHTGVWPFICSDCGKGFTKLSKLEVHQRVHTGERPFTCSECGRGFTQSSILKLHQRVHTGERPFTCSDCGRGFTCLSNLKGHQRVHTGERPFTCSDCGKGFILSHELLVHKSVHTGEWPFTCSDCDKGFSQSSQLKVH, encoded by the coding sequence atggctcaccagcgagttcacaccggggagagtccgttcacctgctcagactgtgggaaaggattcacttggtcatctaacctgaagaaacatcagcgagttcacactggagagaggccatacacctgctcagaatgtgggaaaggattcacttcctCAGATAAACTGAAGATTCAtcagcgggttcacactggggagaggccgttcatctgctcaaactgtgggaagggattcactcagtcatctaaactgaaggaacatcagcgagttcacactggtgagaagctgttcatctgctcagactgtgggaagggattcactcggtcatccaacctgctggcacacaagtcagttcacactggggagaggcctttcacttgttcaaactgtgggaagggattctctttgtcatcccaactgaagggacATCACCGAGCTCACACTGGGGtttggccattcatctgctcagactgtgggaaaggattcactaagTTATCAAAACTggaggtacatcagcgagttcacactggagagaggccattcacctgctcagaatgtgggaggggattcactcagtcatctattctgaagttacatcagcgagttcacactggggagcggccgttcacctgctcagactgtgggaggggattcacttgCTTATCTAATCTGAAaggacatcagagagttcacactggtgagaggccattcacatgctcagactgtgggaagggattcattctgtCACACGAACTACTGGTAcacaagtcagttcacactggggagtggccgttcacttgctcagactgtgataagggattctctcagtcatcccaactgaaggtacattag